CTGATCGAGCAGTAGCCCAATCTAGGCCCCCACAGCAAAGCCGCCTTGAAGGGCGGCTTTGCTGTGGGTGTGCCGCAATTTATAATCCGCCCACCCCATTTGAAGGAAAGTACATGCGTTCACGTAACGTTTTCTTGCTGGCTCTGCTGCAGGCGATTGGCTTGTGCGGCGGATCGATCGTGGTGCTGCTGGCCGGCATTATCGGCGAAGGCATCGCCCCCTCCCCGCAACTGGCTACGCTGCCCAATTCGTTGGGGGTAATGAGCACGGCGCTATTCAGCATTCCCGCGGCGCTATTGATGCGGCGCATCGGGCGCAAGAACGGCTTCATGCTTTCGCTGGCCGTGGCCTTGGCCGGCGCCAGCCTGGCCGCCCTGGCGGTCAACCGTGGCGATTTTGTCATGCTGTGCGCGGCCATCTTCCTGATGGGGCAGCACAGTGCCTTCGTGCTGCAATACCGCTTTGCGGCCACAGAAAGCGTGCCCGCTGAGCACACGGGGCGAGCCGTATCCTTAGTGCTGCTGGGCGGCATCCTGGCGGGCTTCCTCGGGCCGGAGATTGCCAAGCGTGCCCAGCACCTACTGCCGGTTCTGTATGCCGGCTCCTTCGCCGCGCTGGCTGGTTTGTACGTGCTCGGCCTGGTGGTCGTGCAGTTCTATCAGAACACGCGCGCCCAGGTGGAAGACCTGGCCGCTAGCCAGCTGCCCGAACGCTCGCTGGGCGCGATTGCGCGCCAGGCCAATTTTCAAGTGGCAGTGCTGGCCGGCATGGCCAGCTATGGGCTGATGACCTTCATCATGACGGCAACCCCGCTGCATATGCACGGCCATGGCTTTAGCCTGGACGATACGGCCTTTGTGATCCAAAGCCACATCATCGCCATGTACCTGCCGTCATTGTTCAGCGGCTTGCTGATCGAGAAGTTCGGCGTGCTGCGCATCATGTTCGTAGGTATCTTGCTGATGATCTTCTGCAACACCACGGCAATGTTGAGTATCGAGCTGCCCGGCTACTGGACCGCGCTGGTACTGTTGGGGCTGGGATGGAACTTGCTGTTCGTAGGCGGCACGGTG
The DNA window shown above is from Anaerolineales bacterium and carries:
- a CDS encoding MFS transporter, with translation MRSRNVFLLALLQAIGLCGGSIVVLLAGIIGEGIAPSPQLATLPNSLGVMSTALFSIPAALLMRRIGRKNGFMLSLAVALAGASLAALAVNRGDFVMLCAAIFLMGQHSAFVLQYRFAATESVPAEHTGRAVSLVLLGGILAGFLGPEIAKRAQHLLPVLYAGSFAALAGLYVLGLVVVQFYQNTRAQVEDLAASQLPERSLGAIARQANFQVAVLAGMASYGLMTFIMTATPLHMHGHGFSLDDTAFVIQSHIIAMYLPSLFSGLLIEKFGVLRIMFVGILLMIFCNTTAMLSIELPGYWTALVLLGLGWNLLFVGGTVLLTSTYRPSERFKTQASNDFAIFAVQAISSFSAGSVLHGAGWQTMNWLGLGIMLVTGAMLLARRKAIIHR